CTGCTTGATCGCACCAACGCGCTTCAGGGCACGCTCCATGAACTGGTCGTAGAGCGTGTCCTGAATCAGTGCGCGTGAAGGGCAGGTACACACCTCGCCCTGATTCAATGCAAACATCGTAAAGCCTTCGAGCGCCTTATCGAAGAACGCGTCATCCGCGCTAGCCACATCCTTGAAGAAGATATTCGGACTCTTCCCGCCCAGTTCCAGCGTCACCGGAATAATATTCTGCGAGGCATACTGCATAATCAGTCGCCCCGTCGTCGTCTCGCCCGTAAACGCAATCTTGTTGATGCGTTTGCTCGAAGCCAGTGGCTTGCCCGCCTCCAGCCCAAAGCCATTGACAATATTCACCACGCCCGGCGGCAGAATATCCTGGATCAGCTCCATCAAAACCAGGATCGACATCGGCGTCTGCTCTGCCGGTTTCAGCACCACGCAGTTCCCTGCTGCCAACGCCGGAGCCAGCTTCCACGTCGCCATCAAAATTGGAAAGTTCCACGGAATAATCAGCCCGATCACACCAAGCGGTTCATGGTAGTGATAAGCAATCGTGTCCTTGTCGATCTCCGAGATCGATCCCTCCTGCGCCCGAATTACACCCGCAAAATAACGGAAGTGATCGATAGCCAGAGGCATATCCGCCGCCATCGTCTCGCGAATCGGCTTGCCGTTATCCCACGTCTCAACCGTCGCCAGCATCTCCAGATTGTCTTCAATCCGCTGTGCAATCTTCTCCAGCATCCGGCCTCGTTCCGTCGTCGAGGTCTTTCCCCAGGCCTTCTTCGCTGCATGAGCCGCATCGAGCGCGCGATCCACATCCGCCGCATTCGAACGCGCAATCTCGCACAGCACCTGCCCCGTCACCGGCGTCACATTCTCAAAGTACTGTCCCGACAGAGGCGCCACCCACTCTCCGCCAATATAGTTCTCATACCGTTTCTTGATCGACACTGGAAACCCAAAAGTCCCCGGCTGAACCGCAGTCATCGTAGCCATAGAATCCACTCCCTAGAGATCGTTACCTACACCGCGCTCGAAATTGTAATCCTCCGAACCGAAATCTGTCACAGCCCTCAACAAACAACGGAAATAGCCTTTCCTGTCTCGCTAAACACATGAATGAAGGCATACTGCAGCAACATGATCGTCTTGCCATCCGCAATCGCACCCGTCCCAATAGCGGCCATCGCATCCTCGATCGAAAGCTCCAGAACCTCAATATCTTCGCCCTCAACGAAGTTGCCGCCGCCTGCCGTTACCCTGCTCCCGTTGTCGTATTCCGCAAGAAAAAAGTAGAGCTTTTCGGTCACCGACCCTGGACTCATAAATGCCTCAAAGATCTTCCGAACATGATCGACGCGATACCCAGTCTCCTCCTCCACCTCAGCCTTGATCCGCTCCTCCGGGCTGGCCTTATCTAAAAGCCCAGCGGCCGTCTCTATCAGCAAACCCGGATGCC
The Edaphobacter lichenicola genome window above contains:
- the adh gene encoding aldehyde dehydrogenase, coding for MATMTAVQPGTFGFPVSIKKRYENYIGGEWVAPLSGQYFENVTPVTGQVLCEIARSNAADVDRALDAAHAAKKAWGKTSTTERGRMLEKIAQRIEDNLEMLATVETWDNGKPIRETMAADMPLAIDHFRYFAGVIRAQEGSISEIDKDTIAYHYHEPLGVIGLIIPWNFPILMATWKLAPALAAGNCVVLKPAEQTPMSILVLMELIQDILPPGVVNIVNGFGLEAGKPLASSKRINKIAFTGETTTGRLIMQYASQNIIPVTLELGGKSPNIFFKDVASADDAFFDKALEGFTMFALNQGEVCTCPSRALIQDTLYDQFMERALKRVGAIKQGNPLDKTTMIGAQASSEQMEKILSYFDIGKQEGAEVLAGGKRAAQTGDLAEGFYVEPTVFKGNNKMRIFQEEIFGPVVSVTTFHDEDEALALANDTLYGLGAGVWTRDMNRAYHFGRAIEAGRVWTNCYHLYPAHAAFGGYKQSGVGRENHKMMLEHYQQTKNQLVSYSPNAMGFF
- a CDS encoding NUDIX domain-containing protein; the protein is MMNFVQAPSMKDRVRIKKVETLSDDWYVLKKTTFDLQRSDGTWQQQSRETYDRGNGATILLYNLERRTVVLTRQFRFPAFVNGHPGLLIETAAGLLDKASPEERIKAEVEEETGYRVDHVRKIFEAFMSPGSVTEKLYFFLAEYDNGSRVTAGGGNFVEGEDIEVLELSIEDAMAAIGTGAIADGKTIMLLQYAFIHVFSETGKAISVVC